A segment of the Agromyces sp. H17E-10 genome:
CCATCACGATGGCGGCCCAGGCGATCCGGGCCGGCGACGCCGACCTCATCGTCGCCGGCGGCGTCGAGTCGATGACCCGCGCGCCCTGGGTGCAGCAGAAGCCGAGCTCGGCGTGGGCGAAGCCCGGCGCAGCGTACGACACGTCGATCGGCTGGCGCTTCCCGAATCCCGAGCTCGTCGCGCGCGACAAGGCCACGTTCTCGATGCCCGAGACCGCCGAAGAGGTGGCCAGGGTCGACGGCATCACGCGCGCCGAGGCCGACGCGTTCGCGCTGCGCTCGCAGCAGCGGGCAGCCGCGGCGATCGCCGCGGGTCGCTTCGAGGCCGAGATCGTCGGCGTGCCGACGCATCGCGGCGACGTGCTCGTCGACGAGGGGCCTCGCCCCGACTCGACCCTCGAGGCCCTCGCCCGGCTGCGTCCGGTCGTACCCGGCGGTGAGGTCGTGACGGCGGGCAACTCGAGCTCGCTCAACGACGGCGCCTCAGCGATCGTCGTCGCGAGCGGTGCCGCGGTCGAGCGCTACGGACTCACGCCGCGGGCGCGCATCGTCGTCGGCACGAGCGCCGGCATCGCCCCCGAGATCATGGGGCTCGGTCCCGTGCCCGCGACCGAGAAGGCGCTCGAGCGCGCGGGCATCGACCTCGACGAGATCGGCTCGATCGAGCTCAACGAGGCGTTCGCCACGCAGTCGATCGCGTGCATCCGCCGGCTCGGCCTCGACGACGCGATCGTCAATGCCGACGGCGGCGCGATCGCCCTCGGGCACCCGCTCGGCTCCTCCGGGTCGCGACTCGTCGTGACCCTGCTCGGCCGCATGGAGCGCGAGGGCTCGCGCTACGGCCTCGCGACCATGTGCGTCGGCGTCGGCCAGGGATCGGCCCTCATCGTGGAGCGGGTGTGATGGGCGACGACACGACGAACCCGGGCGGTGAGACGCTCCGCATCGAGCGGCTCGACGACCGCGTCGTCGCGACGCTCGACCGCCCCGAGAAGCGCAACGCGATCGACCAGGCGACGATCGACGCGCTGCACGCGCTCTGCGCCGAGCTCGAGGCCGACCCGCGCATCCTCATCCTCACGGGCGCCGGCGG
Coding sequences within it:
- a CDS encoding thiolase family protein, whose translation is MAEAYLVGGARTPVGRYGGALATVRPDDLAALVVGEAVRRSGLAPGEAGEIDEVILGAANQAGEDNRNVARMAVLLAGLPDEVPGVTVNRLCASGMSAITMAAQAIRAGDADLIVAGGVESMTRAPWVQQKPSSAWAKPGAAYDTSIGWRFPNPELVARDKATFSMPETAEEVARVDGITRAEADAFALRSQQRAAAAIAAGRFEAEIVGVPTHRGDVLVDEGPRPDSTLEALARLRPVVPGGEVVTAGNSSSLNDGASAIVVASGAAVERYGLTPRARIVVGTSAGIAPEIMGLGPVPATEKALERAGIDLDEIGSIELNEAFATQSIACIRRLGLDDAIVNADGGAIALGHPLGSSGSRLVVTLLGRMEREGSRYGLATMCVGVGQGSALIVERV